Proteins co-encoded in one Girardinichthys multiradiatus isolate DD_20200921_A chromosome 11, DD_fGirMul_XY1, whole genome shotgun sequence genomic window:
- the pcyt1bb gene encoding phosphate cytidylyltransferase 1B, choline b: protein MARRRRGRSSNNNQNQQTPQNRRGGGGIHKAVREPAPFAKPTGYEAEIPREKLTIAQARKGTPAQRPVRVYADGIFDLFHSGHARALMQAKNVFPNTYLIVGVCSDELTHKLKGYTVMTEDERYEALRHCRYVDEVVRDAPWTLTPEFLEKHKIDFVAHDDIPYTSAGSDDVYKHIKEAGMFVVTQRTEGISTSDLITRIVRDYDIYVRRNLQRGYTARELNVGFLNENKYRLQNQVDKMKETVRTVEEKSKHFVNRVEEKSQDLIHKWEEKSREFISNFLELFGPDRAWHAIQERSGRMLQALSPYSSPRGSPSSSPSRRRSVSPDTLQSSASPPSSPSSPKKRTRSSVKATSDR from the exons GCTGTGCGGGAGCCAGCGCCGTTTGCCAAACCAACAGGTTATGAGGCAGAGATCCCGCGGGAAAAGCTGACTATAGCTCAAGCACGGAAGGGAACCCCAg CTCAAAGGCCGGTGAGAGTCTATGCTGATGGAATCTTTGATCTTTTCCATTCGGGACATGCTCGGGCCCTAATGCAGGCCAAAAATGTTTTCCCAAACACTTACCTGATAGTAGGAG TGTGCAGTGATGAACTCACCCACAAGCTTAAAGGCTACACTGTGATGACAGAGGATGAGCGCTACGAAGCACTCAGGCACTGCCGTTACGTTGACGAGGTGGTGCGCGACGCTCCTTGGACACTTACACCAGAGTTCCTAGAGAAACACAAG ATCGACTTTGTGGCCCATGATGACATTCCTTACACATCTGCTGGATCAGACGATGTTTATAAGCACATCAAGGAAGCAG GAATGTTTGTGGTCACTCAGAGGACAGAGGGCATCTCCACCTCTGATCTGATCACTCGTATCGTCCGAGACTATGACATCTACGTCCGACGGAACCTGCAGAGAGGTTACACAGCCCGTGAACTTAATGTTGGGTTTCTTAAT GAGAATAAGTATCGGCTACAGAATCAGGTGGATAAGATGAAAGAGACGGTGCGAACGGTGGAGGAAAAGTCGAAGCACTTTGTGAAcagggtggaggagaagagcCAGGACCTGATCCACAAGTGGGAGGAGAAGTCACGGGAATTCATTAGCAACTTCCTGGAGCTTTTTGGACCAGATAGAGCATGG CATGCCATCCAGGAACGCAGTGGCCGCATGCTCCAGGCCCTGTCACCTTACTCCTCACCCCGTGGATCGCCCAGCAGCAGTCCTTCCAGAAGACGTTCAGTTTCACCTGACACACTCCAATCCTCTGCCTCTCCTCCTTCCTCCCCATCTTCACCCAAAAAGAGGACCCGCTCTTCTGTCAAAGCGACCTCTGATCGTTAG